The following are encoded together in the Lactuca sativa cultivar Salinas chromosome 1, Lsat_Salinas_v11, whole genome shotgun sequence genome:
- the LOC128127680 gene encoding isoleucine--tRNA ligase, chloroplastic/mitochondrial-like has translation MASFTLADISEVTGERFTTMFRDDYVPPMERKRLAQEFLTFKQGLHEGLNDLGIPEEEKKILQSLDQDARNGLTPIKLRAKSAKFAKATVKAQMASFKRFGVWPDWDHPYLTLDPEYEAAQIEVFGQMVFKRYIYRRRKPVHWSPSSCTALAEAELEYPEVHVSKSMYAVFKLLTTPTKDGLLDEFPKLSLAIWTTTPWTIPANAAVAVNSKLQYAIVEVQSPSPDVTSSSEDGKKRIGSVLKGSKIPFFIVALDLLSTLESKWNVKLAVKKTVFGSDLENCRYAHPINGEECPVVIGGDYITTESGTGLVHTAPGHGQDDYITGLKYNLPIISPVEDEGKFTEEAGIFEGLDVLGDGNAAVIDHLDQLSSIIMVEPYKHKYPYDWRTKKPTIFRATAQWFASVEGFREAAMDAISQVVWTPSQVLKWFQFFLTFYIFSPKSDTFSKLVLISRFGLLQGVVMGLQIPTRFEFYFSSISDLSSPLQRLKNPSLHFNPSQLPVTHLPTRFTSLLGLDFLDVIAKLIMFSFSFSIYRINDGFGENPVKQPFECDD, from the exons ATGGCGAGCTTCACTCTTGCGGATATTTCTGAGGTGACcggggagaggttcaccaccatgttcagagatgatTATGTTCCCCCTATGGAGAGGAAGCGGTTGGCTCAAGAGTTCTTGACCTTCAAGCAAG GTTTGCATGAAGGTCTAAACGATCTTGGAATTCCCgaagaagaaaagaaaa TATTGCAGTCATTGGATCAAGATGCCAGAAACGGATTGACACCAATAAAATTAAGAGCAAAATCAGCTAAATTTGCTAAAGCAACAGTCAAGGCACAAATGGCATCATTCAAG AGATTTGGAGTATGGCCAGATTGGGATCATCCTTATCTCACTCTTGATCCAGAATATGAAGCTGCTCAG ATTGAAGTGTTTGggcaaatggttttcaaaaggtacATATACAGACGGAGAAAGCCAGTGCACTGGAGTCCTTCATCATGCACTGCTCTTGCAGAGGCTGAATTAGAG TATCCTGAAGTCCATGTTTCAAAGAGCATGTATGCAGTTTTCAAATTACTAACTACTCCAACTAAAGATGGATTACTTGATGAATTTCCCAAATTGTCCCTTGCAATTTGGACCACAACTCCTTGGACTATTCCTGCAAATGCTG CTGTTGCAGTGAATTCCAAGCTCCAGTATGCCATTGTTGAAGTGCAATCACCTTCACCTGATGTTACTTCATCTTCTGAAGATGGAAAGAAGAGAATTGGTAGTGTTTTGAAAGGCTCTAAGATACCATTTTTCATTGTTGCACTTGACCTTTTGTCAACACTGGAATCCAAATGGAATGTGAAACTTGCTGTTAAGAAAACAGTTTTCGGTTCAGATCTTGAAAATTGCAG ATATGCACATCCAATAAATGGGGAAGAATGTCCAGTTGTGATTGGAGGAGATTACATCACAACAGAATCAGGAACAGGACTTGTCCATACTGCCCCTGGACATGGACAAGATGATTATATAACAGGATTAAAATACAATTTGCCAATAATATCCCCAGTAGAAGATGAAGGAAAATTCACTGAAGAAGCTGGAATCTTTGAAGGGCTTGATGTGTTAGGAGATGGGAATGCTGCTGTAATTGATCACTTGGATCAACTTTCATCAATTATCATGGTGGAACCTTACA AGCATAAGTATCCTTATGATTGGAGGACAAAAAAGCCTACGATTTTTAGGGCAACTGCACAATGGTTTGCATCTGTTGAAGGATTCAGAGAGGCTGCTATGGATGCCATTAGTCAAGTAGTATGGACTCCATCTCAGGTACTAAAATGGTTCCAGTTCTTTCTGAcgttttacatttttagtccaaaatccgacactttttcaaaattagTCCTTATTTCAAG GTTTGGGCTGTTACAGGGGGTAGTGATGGGATTGCAAATACCAACTCGGTTTGAGTTCTATTTTTCATCCATCTCTGATTTGAGTTCACCTCTTCAACGACTGAAGAATCCATCTCTTCATTTTAATCCATCGCAGCTCCCTGTGACACACTTACCAACTCGGTTCACCTCTTTGCTTG GTTTAGATTTTCTTGATGTCATAGCTAAACTAATTATGTTCTCTTTCTCCTTCTCCATTTACAGAATCAATGATGGGTTTGGGGAAAACCCTGTGAAACAGCCATTTGAATGTGATGATTAG